One Jannaschia sp. GRR-S6-38 genomic window carries:
- a CDS encoding PRC-barrel domain-containing protein yields MLRPLTVAAAIALTAPMALADAHSDSPFADGTLQYGEDYLATTLIGTRVHITEDELLPGVALATGTVDEWDDIGEIGDMIIGVDGTLDAVIIDVGGFLGLGEREVAIKWSALRGVYEEDNLQEYFLGLNLTREELEAAPEVTRVPVQ; encoded by the coding sequence ATGCTTCGTCCCCTTACCGTCGCCGCCGCCATCGCGCTGACCGCCCCCATGGCCCTTGCCGACGCGCATTCCGACAGCCCCTTCGCCGACGGCACGCTGCAATACGGCGAGGATTACCTCGCCACCACGCTGATCGGCACCCGCGTGCACATCACCGAGGACGAGCTCCTGCCCGGCGTCGCGCTGGCCACCGGCACCGTCGACGAATGGGACGATATCGGCGAGATCGGCGACATGATCATCGGGGTGGACGGCACGCTCGACGCCGTGATCATCGATGTCGGCGGCTTCCTCGGCCTGGGCGAGCGCGAGGTCGCCATCAAGTGGTCCGCCCTGCGCGGCGTCTACGAGGAGGACAACCTGCAGGAGTATTTCCTGGGCCTGAACCTCACCCGCGAAGAGCTCGAGGCCGCCCCCGAAGTCACTCGCGTCCCGGTGCAGTGA